In Bacillus toyonensis BCT-7112, a single window of DNA contains:
- a CDS encoding DUF2334 domain-containing protein, with amino-acid sequence MKKWLLLLFSLLLLIPVPISAQKTEKSKVLILYSSNDDQITSDIQILNTQVGHFTNDITIKNIKQLSEVTDKSSYTHVIYMGEKQEELSTEAKEFLESFPGPLLVLGQNIEQLSNRFSFITLKNEDINSDKIEYPTRKLKNTLEEERSIKQLDTNGTILAHALRDNNTYPLIVQQNNSYYVATSNLFDWISYYIGESLFSYFQQKPETNKKLAYLRLEDVHPAADINQLQDIADLLKKKKIPYMITVIPVYTDPDTGETLHLKDKPELVDLLRSMQDDGAAIIMHGYTHQFYDSETGEGFEFWDVKTDQPIRQPKHEKPKTKDNFPNIEAYNQYVKKGEAFEEKYTTDHIEKGIQELVDAKLYPVAFEAPHYTMSQKGYEILSKYFSTYVGQLQLSDTTWKSMHSPAYRSTPSFLHGMKLMPETVGFIEEDKPRAIAQMKERALSVAKLSDGIIGAFYHPYLGVKPLKEVLKDLESIPNIEWIDLQKETNEVKMKDIHITTNKDGIHVEKSTSANDVIDYIKQYGFFLILGFVIIVFLLLLRRAKKLES; translated from the coding sequence ATGAAAAAATGGCTATTACTCTTATTCAGTTTACTACTATTAATTCCTGTCCCTATTTCCGCACAAAAAACCGAAAAGTCGAAAGTCCTTATTTTATACAGTTCAAATGATGATCAAATTACAAGTGATATCCAAATACTTAATACACAAGTAGGACATTTCACTAATGATATAACAATTAAAAATATAAAACAGTTATCTGAAGTAACTGATAAATCTTCGTATACACACGTTATTTACATGGGTGAAAAACAAGAAGAACTTTCTACTGAAGCAAAAGAATTTCTAGAAAGCTTCCCCGGACCACTACTAGTTTTAGGTCAAAACATAGAACAGTTATCTAATCGTTTTTCGTTCATCACACTTAAAAACGAAGATATAAACTCTGATAAAATTGAATATCCAACACGTAAGCTAAAGAATACATTAGAGGAAGAGAGATCAATTAAACAACTTGATACAAATGGAACAATTCTTGCCCATGCCTTAAGAGACAATAATACTTATCCATTAATTGTACAGCAAAACAATTCGTATTACGTTGCAACTTCCAACCTCTTTGATTGGATATCTTATTATATTGGCGAAAGCTTATTTTCTTATTTTCAACAAAAACCTGAAACTAATAAAAAATTAGCCTATTTACGCCTCGAGGATGTTCACCCAGCTGCAGATATAAATCAATTACAGGATATTGCCGACTTATTAAAGAAGAAAAAGATTCCTTACATGATAACTGTTATTCCTGTATATACAGATCCAGATACAGGTGAAACACTACATTTAAAAGATAAACCCGAACTAGTCGATCTTTTACGCTCTATGCAAGATGATGGTGCAGCAATTATTATGCATGGTTATACTCACCAATTTTATGACAGTGAAACTGGTGAAGGGTTTGAATTTTGGGACGTAAAAACTGATCAACCCATTCGTCAACCGAAGCATGAAAAGCCAAAAACAAAAGATAATTTCCCAAATATAGAGGCATATAACCAATATGTAAAAAAAGGTGAAGCATTTGAAGAAAAATATACGACAGATCATATTGAAAAAGGTATCCAAGAACTTGTAGATGCTAAACTATATCCTGTCGCATTTGAAGCACCTCATTACACAATGTCTCAAAAAGGTTATGAAATCTTATCAAAGTACTTTTCAACTTATGTAGGTCAACTGCAGTTAAGTGATACAACTTGGAAATCCATGCACTCTCCAGCGTATAGAAGTACACCATCATTTCTACATGGAATGAAATTAATGCCTGAAACAGTTGGATTTATTGAAGAAGATAAACCACGAGCTATTGCCCAAATGAAAGAGCGTGCTTTATCTGTTGCTAAATTATCCGATGGAATTATTGGTGCATTCTATCATCCTTACTTAGGTGTGAAACCATTAAAAGAAGTATTAAAAGATCTAGAGAGTATTCCAAACATAGAGTGGATTGATTTACAAAAAGAAACGAATGAAGTAAAAATGAAAGATATTCATATTACTACTAATAAAGACGGTATCCACGTTGAAAAATCAACTAGTGCAAATGACGTAATTGATTATATAAAACAATATGGATTCTTCCTTATACTT
- a CDS encoding transglycosylase SLT domain-containing protein, with amino-acid sequence MKKFFVGFLVVLGVYLYFQGKSEGMDKLVKETSYVDSEEAKQMKQIIIEEAKKVNLPEWIPLTIAEHESRLNPRSIGDNGTSFGLFQLHRGGGLAPDHLTDEELKDPRTNAQIAMPHLVKGYKRGVQRGLTDFALLKYVANTSGWPGNLGPEWTDNNMKYNVGLENVYYRNKGVLKE; translated from the coding sequence GTGAAGAAATTCTTTGTAGGATTTTTAGTCGTTCTTGGGGTGTATTTATATTTCCAAGGAAAGTCTGAAGGAATGGATAAGCTAGTGAAAGAGACAAGCTATGTTGATTCAGAAGAAGCAAAACAGATGAAACAAATTATTATAGAGGAAGCAAAGAAAGTAAATCTTCCAGAATGGATACCTCTTACAATTGCCGAACATGAAAGTCGATTGAATCCAAGAAGTATTGGAGACAACGGAACTTCATTCGGATTGTTTCAATTGCACCGTGGTGGTGGACTTGCGCCAGATCATTTAACTGATGAAGAGTTGAAAGACCCACGTACAAATGCACAAATTGCAATGCCGCATTTGGTGAAGGGATATAAGCGCGGGGTGCAAAGAGGCTTGACTGATTTTGCATTATTGAAATATGTAGCGAATACATCAGGATGGCCAGGGAATTTAGGGCCAGAGTGGACGGATAACAATATGAAGTATAACGTTGGATTAGAGAACGTATACTATCGAAATAAAGGTGTACTAAAAGAGTAG
- a CDS encoding DUF4931 domain-containing protein → MDTQQLYFLNDIGKQKPESIRNRSAACPFCDRENLTDILETEGSIIWLKNKFPTLKDTFQTVLIETDNCEDHIATYTEEHMRKLIHFSIQHWLKLQENEDFSSVILYKNHGPFSGGSLHHAHMQIIGMKHVDYLENIEEENFQGIIVQKNERIELNISELPIIGFTEFNIIIDDIACIDEMANYIQQTVRYILTDFHKGCSSYNLFFYHLNGKIICKVVPRFVVSPLYVGYKIPQVSTKLEEVNIQLAQYFTRQEDKNIHKKIE, encoded by the coding sequence ATGGATACACAACAACTATATTTTTTAAACGATATCGGTAAACAAAAACCAGAAAGCATTCGGAACAGAAGCGCTGCATGTCCATTTTGCGATAGAGAAAATTTAACGGATATTTTAGAAACTGAGGGCTCAATTATTTGGTTGAAAAATAAATTCCCTACATTAAAAGATACATTTCAAACCGTTTTAATCGAAACGGATAATTGTGAAGATCATATCGCAACATATACAGAAGAGCATATGCGAAAACTAATTCATTTCTCTATTCAACATTGGTTAAAGTTACAGGAAAACGAAGACTTTTCATCTGTAATTTTATACAAAAATCATGGTCCATTTTCAGGCGGAAGTTTGCATCATGCACACATGCAAATTATCGGAATGAAACATGTAGACTATCTCGAGAATATTGAAGAGGAAAATTTCCAAGGGATAATTGTTCAAAAAAATGAACGTATTGAACTCAATATTTCAGAGCTTCCTATTATCGGTTTTACTGAATTCAATATAATCATTGATGATATTGCATGTATAGATGAAATGGCAAATTACATTCAGCAAACTGTACGATACATACTGACAGATTTCCATAAAGGGTGTAGCAGTTATAACTTATTCTTCTATCACTTAAACGGAAAAATTATTTGTAAAGTTGTTCCTAGGTTTGTCGTTTCACCGTTGTATGTAGGATATAAAATACCACAAGTTTCTACAAAACTAGAAGAAGTGAACATACAACTAGCGCAGTACTTCACAAGGCAGGAAGACAAAAATATCCATAAAAAAATAGAGTAG
- a CDS encoding RAxF-45 family protein yields the protein MKRSLAARAKFLDFIYFCRAIFHDVIVNGIRLPFFNNCIVAIER from the coding sequence ATGAAACGTTCTTTAGCTGCGCGTGCCAAATTTTTAGATTTTATCTATTTTTGTCGTGCGATTTTTCATGATGTAATTGTTAACGGGATACGTCTGCCCTTTTTTAACAATTGCATAGTAGCTATTGAACGATAG
- a CDS encoding ABC transporter substrate-binding protein, which translates to MKKKTKKWAGVFSVLMSSSLVLSACGGQEDKASTEPVKQQDLKNIKIEKIAATDKTKVPDKAKNRKDTLVVGISKPGGVFLPYFQQNGWDGNVTSVIFASLVSTDKQGKPIPELAEKWDVSSDQLTYTFHLRKDLKFSDGSPLTADDVAFTLTLLHDKAYEGEIDISQYAVKGGKEYKEGKATSIEGIQVVDPQTIKITTEKVNSQAIFVLGGTVLSKAYYGKDYKQNTSLDYLKELYGKPIAAGPYKFEKYIPGQEVRFVANENYYAGKPKIPNFIYKITSGDTKLQLFQTGEVDYTGLGTGDEILEQAKGLEFANIQIETAASFSYIYMNNNKPYLKDKKVRQALIYGLDRKKYVDTALKGYGTVANVPIHPTSWAYTEEGVNKYEYDKEKAKKLLDEAGWKVGSDGVREKDGQKLKLSYFGPSAAKDSDLLIPIAKENYKEIGVEFNPEFMDFNTMLSKVNKGDYDLASVSTPITSDPSETAGEYLSGVNDKSLGYKNAKVDELIKKGIETVDIEKRKPIYKELYKELSDDPPVILLNYRRTITGYNGNIKGIDSEKYNSISANLPVLSFEK; encoded by the coding sequence ATGAAGAAAAAGACGAAAAAATGGGCTGGTGTATTTTCGGTATTAATGAGTAGTTCGCTTGTGCTATCTGCTTGTGGGGGACAGGAAGATAAGGCTTCTACAGAACCGGTTAAACAACAAGATTTAAAAAATATAAAAATTGAAAAGATCGCTGCGACAGATAAAACGAAAGTACCAGATAAAGCGAAGAATAGAAAAGATACGCTAGTAGTTGGTATTAGTAAACCTGGTGGCGTATTTTTACCATATTTCCAACAAAATGGTTGGGATGGAAACGTGACTTCAGTGATTTTTGCATCTCTTGTATCAACGGATAAACAAGGGAAACCAATTCCGGAATTAGCGGAGAAGTGGGACGTTTCTTCTGATCAGTTAACATATACATTCCATTTACGTAAAGACTTAAAATTTAGCGATGGATCGCCATTAACAGCAGATGATGTAGCGTTCACATTGACGCTTTTACATGATAAGGCATATGAAGGTGAAATAGATATCTCTCAATATGCGGTTAAAGGTGGTAAAGAATATAAAGAAGGAAAGGCAACTTCTATTGAAGGTATTCAAGTTGTTGATCCACAAACAATTAAAATTACCACTGAAAAAGTTAATTCACAAGCTATATTTGTTTTAGGTGGTACAGTATTATCAAAAGCTTATTACGGAAAAGATTACAAACAAAATACAAGTTTAGATTACTTAAAAGAGTTATATGGAAAACCGATAGCTGCGGGTCCATATAAATTTGAAAAGTATATCCCGGGGCAAGAAGTTCGATTTGTAGCAAATGAAAATTATTATGCGGGCAAACCCAAAATTCCAAACTTCATTTATAAAATTACTTCTGGCGATACGAAGCTTCAATTATTCCAAACAGGTGAGGTTGACTACACTGGCCTAGGTACTGGTGATGAAATTCTTGAACAGGCTAAGGGTTTAGAATTTGCGAATATCCAAATCGAAACAGCAGCGTCATTTAGTTATATTTATATGAATAATAATAAGCCGTACTTAAAGGATAAAAAGGTTCGCCAAGCACTTATTTACGGATTAGATCGTAAAAAATATGTTGATACAGCATTGAAAGGATACGGTACGGTAGCTAATGTACCAATTCATCCAACTTCTTGGGCTTATACGGAAGAAGGAGTTAATAAATATGAATACGACAAAGAAAAAGCGAAAAAATTATTAGATGAAGCAGGATGGAAAGTTGGTTCGGATGGAGTTCGTGAAAAAGATGGTCAAAAATTAAAGCTTTCTTATTTCGGCCCAAGTGCGGCTAAAGATAGTGATTTATTAATTCCAATTGCGAAAGAGAATTATAAAGAAATAGGTGTAGAATTTAATCCAGAATTTATGGACTTTAATACTATGCTTTCGAAGGTAAATAAAGGTGACTATGATTTAGCTTCTGTTTCGACACCGATTACAAGTGATCCGAGTGAAACAGCTGGTGAATATTTGTCTGGTGTCAATGATAAGAGTCTTGGTTATAAAAATGCGAAAGTAGATGAGTTAATTAAAAAAGGTATTGAGACAGTTGATATTGAAAAACGTAAACCTATTTATAAAGAATTATATAAAGAGTTAAGTGATGACCCACCAGTAATTCTATTAAACTACCGTAGAACAATTACTGGTTATAACGGGAATATAAAAGGAATTGACTCTGAAAAATACAATAGTATTAGCGCAAACTTACCAGTTTTATCATTTGAAAAATAA